The DNA segment GAAGAAATTTTCATTTAGTGAGTTTGACGAGTCTTAAGTTGTTGGAACACCGAAGTTACcaattttggttcttgaactattTGCCCAAAGTTGAAAATCTTGGAGATTTGAAAGAGTTTGGAAATAATTTGAAGGTGGTGCAAGTGTTTGGAAGTAATTTGGAGGTGGTGCAAGTGTTTGGAAGGTGTTAGGGTTGGTATTTATAAGAGGGTTAATTGGTTGGGGGTTTAAATGAAGCTAGCTGGGAGTTAGGAGAGATATTAAATGAGTTGGTTGGAAGTTAGAAGGTGGGTTTGGGGTATTAAATGAGTTGGTTGGAGGTTATGACATTAAAGAAAGTGGTTCGGGagatgaaaattttcatttttagtctTTGCACTTGTATTGTTAATTATTTTATACTATAAAGGTGTATGCAGGTATATTATAAGTATGATACATGTATGAATGTGATTTCGAGAAAATATAATCTCGATGTATGCCTCGGTTTTAAATTAAAACGTGTATTTCGCGACTGATTACATATTATGCATGTATGATTAAACAAGGTTGATATAAAAATACGATTTCCATTATGATCAACGTCTCGAGATTACAAGGATTGAAATGAAGTAagaatacaagtttctaaaagtAAAAATGCGAAGACaactttctaaatatggaaagtacagaAAATGCGAAGCATTAcacaatacatatggttcttacagatataacttttttattatttattttattatttagtatataaaattcatttattcaacccgtgtaatacacatggttatAACCTAGTTTACCTATAAATTCAAGTAGACTGATTACGTAGCTAGTTTCTGATTTGACTATACGAGTCGGTACATTTATACCTCTTAATGGCGGATTTAGACCAAAATTTCATAGGTAACGTTCAATTTTATTTACCGTACTTCATATAATATaaacgaaaaaaaataaaatcccAATAATAAAAAGCTCGAAAACGGGTGCAAACGAGCTAGAGCCCGAGCTCAGCTTAAGCTTAAAATAAACGAGCTTGAgcccagtggcggatctagacaAAAAAAAATGGCTCGCAAGctgctcgagaaaaagctcgaaacgaacCGAGCCTTATCAAGCCTGAGCctagcttgagcctaaaataaagctcgtttgtttagCAAGCCCGAGCTCGAGTCTGGCACGTGAAGCTCGTCAGGCttgtcgagccttatcgagctatagtgtaatattagtttttattaatatttaataacatttatcgtttatttaaagttgtctactaaacgagccaagccgagcttatttaaacttgtttacaagctgAGCCTAAATCTGAAAATAAACTTGTTTAGCtgataaacgagccgagctcgcaagcctaaatgactttaatatttataatatttttatttaacatattatttAATAGATGATAAACAAGCCGAGCCCAAGCTAcactcgagctttgaaaacaaagcttgaACTTAGCCAagctcaagctctcacaagttaaTCGAGCTCTAGCGTGGTTGAGCTCAGGCTCGACTCGTTTGCACTCCTAGTAACAATGGAGGTGCATGGTCTTGCCTGTTGTATTAACGTTCACTTCTTTTTCCCCTTCAAAAATCGATTATTACTGGTATTGGGGCTTTAATCTAGTATTTTAATTGGGCttttaacttataaattaggtAGTGAGCTTTTAATAAAACTTTCACACAATAAAGGTGTTGGGCTTTTTAAGATTTGAGGAGTAACATAATTTAATTTGAAGGGTAGCGTAAtacaaaaaaacgtaaaaaaataaaaataaaaaaatgcacTATGTCGAAAAAAGTTGAGGAGTAGCAGATGCTACCCTCACGATATACTACATCTGCCCCTACAATGACGGATCTAAAAATTTTTTCTTTAAGATTTTTTTTGTTAGATTTTCACTAATTTTTTCTAAATTATGCAAAGTTTCCATTATTATTTTCCAAATTAAGGATTACCGAAAACCCTCAAAACCCTTAAATTCGCCTCTCATGCCACTACAACATATATAAACGTGTGAAAGATACACTTCACTATAAACGTTTTTTATATGATTTACTTTTTGCATGCAAAGTGACCTCTTATGGATCCCAATAGTTCACAAGGACAACATCCTAGAAGTTCACAaattaatttattatatattacttGAGGGTTTTGACCCTTGTTTCCCTCGACTAGATAAACGTTAGGTACCTTTTCCATTGTGTTAAATAATATCATTATCATTAAATATTAAAGTTAGACACGTAAAGGTTAGTTAAGTCGAGTAGAAACAAATTAGCACAAACGTGACACAAGCACACATTCATAGACCCAATCAAATATTCCGCCACCAAATTCATTCTCTTCCTCACACCACCCTTTCTTGACTACTGTAACCTCCTTCACATGTTTAACCAATTTTATAATCATATCTTTTCCTTGACCCTTTGAAACTTCCCTTCTTCAAATCATCCCATCATAATCCTATAAATTCACTCTTAAAAGTATATTCTCCCAACTCAATCGTCACTTCAACTCTTCTTCCTCAAAGCTGTATCTGAAACAACTAACAGCCTCCTCTATTCATTGTTTGTCTTCCTTAAACCTTCATCTGAAACGACCACCATCAATAACTGGTTTTACTAGCAGTCCCCCTAGGCTGTTCTTGAATCTTAATCATGATTCTCACAACTCTAGTTGTGTTTGTGATGTTCATCATTGGTTTCTGGCTAATCCCTAGAGTATTATCAAGAACAGCAGTAGGACACTTGTTGCAAAACAAGTGGAAAGACTTAGAAGAATGTTTTCACCAGCACCAGATCTACAAAATCCCTAAATTCAACCAACAAATGCAGGAAAATCAAGTGTATCGAAAAGTTCTCATCTATCTTAACTCATTACCGTCAGCTGAAGATTCCGATCTTGTTAATCTACTCTCAGGTAATAACAAACCTAACGAGATTAACCTAATAATCGACTCTGCAAATCAAAAGTTTTCCGATACGTACCTCGGTTCGCGAATCTTCTGGACGTTCGAAACCGATTGTTTACTGTTGAAAATCAGACGTAAAGAGAAACGAAGAATCCTCTCTTCGTATCTTCAACACATTCACAACGTCACCGAGCAGAAAACGCAACAAATCCAGCTGCACATCAACGCCGTGAGTTCACCGGAAAACCGCCGGTGGATAACCGTTCCGTTCAGTCATCCGGCGACGATCGATACGTCGGTGATCGATTCGGATctgaaaaacaaaataaaatcggATTTAGAATCGTTTTTGAAATCCGAACAGTATTATCACCGGCTCGGACGTGTATGGAAACGGAGTTACTTACTTTATGGTCCTTCCGGTACCGGAAAATCGAGCTTCATCGCCGGAATGGCGAAGTTTTTACGCTACGATATCTACGACGTCGACCTGTCGAAAGTTTCAGACGATTCAGATCTGAAAGTGCTTCTGTTGCAAACAACGAGACGATCGGTGATCGTTGTTGAAGATCTGGATCGGTATCTTGTGGAGAAAGTTAAAATATCCGGAATTTTGAATTTTATGGACGGGCTTGTTTCATCGTGCGGTGAAGAACGCGTGATGGTTTTTACGGTTAGTAATAAAGAACAAGTTGATCCAACGGTTCTAAGGCCTGGAAGAATAGATGTTCACGTGCAGTTTCCGTTATGTGATTTTCCCGCCTTCAAAACACTTGCTAGTAGTCATTTGGGGTTGAAAGAACACAAGCTTTTCCCACAAGTTGAAGAGATTTTTCAAAGTGGTGCGAGTTTAAGCCCCGCTGAGATAGGTGAGATCATGATGTTTAACCGTGGGTCACCCACCCGAGCGATTAAAACCGTCATTACCGCATTGAAGTCGAATACTAACACTGATGCAAAGCCGGTGACGGTGAGTAAAGAAGAGCCTTTGAGACTGACGCATAGTGTTTCGGTTGGTGGTGCACTTGGAGTGCCTTCGGGGTTGTTGGGTCATGGTGGGTTACCGCCAAGGTTGATGTATAGTGGTTCGGCTAGGACGGTTGAGGAATCGCGTGGGACACGATCGTTTCGTGGGGATAGTATTCAAACGGTAAAAGAGTTTAAGAAACTTTACGGGCTATTGAAGCCGAAACATAAGAAGGAGTTCGTAGATGATGAAAACTCTCGACATGAGGTTTCGGTATTTtagtttctttgtttttatttgttcAGTGTAAAGTTCACATATCCATTTAAATGTACAATGGTCTCTTTTGTTACCTTTTTAtagtttatgaaatgaaattttatttatttatttatttatttattttttttttgtgaaagaTGAACTTCATCAAAATCTATTATCGATACTGAAAAAAGGCAAGATCGGTTTTTCGCCTGTACTATCTAGTTTACCCAAAAATGATCACTTTATTTGTGCCAAGTGGTCCATTAGCCTATGACTGAATCGGTGGAATCCACGATTCCAGGTTATCTGCGTTGGAACGACTGTTTTGATTTGATTATCAAAAACCAAAACAGAaaagttataaataaataaaccttcAAGTAGGTGGTGCACATTTTATTCCATCTATTATAGGTCTCATATTTGAATTTCACTTCTACTAAGTTACTACTTTTAACTTTAACCCTCTTAATAATCACTTGTACAACACAAACTGCATTTCTCATAAGCTCTAGTCATGTGTGCCCACACATTCACCGTAACATCGTCATTTTTGCCAAGATGGAGGTGGCAGAAATGAGGATGTTACGGTGGATGTGTTGAGACACAAGGCTACAACGTATGAGAAATAAGGTTTTTAGGGAAAAACTAGGGGTGACTAGTATATCGAATAAGATtaaggaggggagattgagatggtttagGCACGTGAAGAGGAGGCCGGTGACAACACCGGTTAGAGCAGTGGACTCCCTTTGTGTGGAGGGTAGGAGGAGCAGAGGAAGGCCCAAACTGACTTGGGAGGAGCGGATTAGGCAAGATTTGCTGGAGTTGCACCTTTCTGAATACATGGTCCATGATAGGAGTTCGAGGAAACGTAGGATTAATGTTAAGGATTTTTAGGAGAGAGTGAGGAGGTGTCTGAGATTTTTGGGTTAGGAGTTAATATATCCTGCTTTTTAGGTGGACTTTACATGTGTTTATCATCttgtgcgtgtgtgtgtgtgtgtattgttGTAGGGGCTATAGCTGTGTCTATTATGTTATGTTAGTCGTTACTACTTATTCTGTGATTGGTAGAGTCCTATTGCTATATCTGTAGTTCGCATTGTTTGCTTGATGTTTGGTTTCGAGCCGGAGGTCCTTTTGGAAGCAACGTCTTTATCCATATGGATAGAGGTAAGGTTTGTATACATCCCACCATCCCCAGACTCCAccaatagctttgctatttgtggtaGTTACTAGGTACGGTCGTTGTTGTTAACTCATGGTATTAACGGGTCTTATAAGTTTATCGATGGCAGATTCTCGCAACTAAGAAAAACTAAAAGCATTAGTAAACTGTCCCCAGCTTTGAACAAAGAAAACATAGTATTTGAATGCCGAAGGGTATTGAAGAGGGTCAAAACTATGAACTTTAAAATTTATccaaaattgattttttttttgggtcAAAGTTCAAACATTTCAACTTCTCATTAAACTAGTCAACAAAACATTAGAATAGTTCATGTCATTTTCATGCCTTGTGGTTTTAATAAATTATGATCTTACCAAACAAATATTTTCATTATTGTATTGACACTTCCTAATCTTTTTGTATGTTTCCTCTCGTTTCTGTTAGTTAAAAAGTATAAAAGCATATACCAACAAATTTTGTATATTTATAATTTATCTTGTGAATTTGTTAGAGGAAGTTAAAAAATCAGTCCTTGGATTATATGTGAATAGTCAATATTGCCACTTAATAATTAAACACACACTCTAGCCCCTCAACTAAGAATTGCTAATAGATACGTTTCCTTAGACGATGGGATGTGGCGTCGGGGAAGACATCGGGGAGGTGAGGTGGCAGGTTATCCCATCGGGGAACACCGCCCCTCCCGACCCTTCTTCGGTGCAGACGGGGAACTCCCTCTGATCTTCCTGATCATTTGTGCTGTTGTTTGTTGATTGGAGGAAAATCAAAGGGGGTGAGGGGAAACTATTTCCCTTGATGAAGATAGAGGGGGAGGTGGTGATATGGAGGTGATGTAGAAGTGAGAGTGTTGATGTGGAtggtgggggaggggggggggaggTGTTTCTTTCACACCCCATAGTGTTAATGATATTCTTATGAACAATTAATATTAGTATTTGAAATTAATTCTATTAATGGAAAATGGAAAATGGAAAATCATAAAAGTTGTTATTTTTGTGTCTTATATACTTATGGTTTTGTCATTACTATCTCGTATATATGGCCATGAAATACACGATAACATAGTCACGTATAATCCTTTGTGTCTGATGATAGTACACAAAAAGGAATAAATGATACTCGAATCACATCCGATATCTACTTATCTGCTCAGATGTCATCAAGAAACGTCCACTTTGGTCACTACATGTCCTGGAACAACTAACGTCAAGTTTATGCACACCAATATTAATCATTTCTTATAAAATTGTAtgacaaattttaaaaaaatataaatatcaTCGTCATCTAGTAAATGTCGTAGCATGATGTAATTTTCAAATCAAGATCTAAACAACACTCAAGTGTGACAATTTCAAAAACCTAAAATAGTTTATATGCAAAGGTAAACGTACAAAACATTTATGCAAAGGTAAACGTCAGCATTTGAGGCGGTGGTGGAGTTAGCTGGTGTTTATCGCTTTATGTGAATCCCTTTCTTTCTCAATTGCATATATCCAAAAGCAAATTCTCCTTCAGGTGATTCACGTAATCAGTTCTATTCTACATTCTTACGTTTTAGGGTTTCGTTATTTGCTTAAATTTGTTGTAGTTTGGCTTTTAAAACTGTGATCTGGTTCGAAAATCTGTTTTGCTACGATCATTGCCACTCGGAATTAGCTGATTTAACCTGAATATTATGTATATCAAACGTGTACAAAGAATTTATTCAACAAATCTTATGATTTTGATCAGGAAATGTTGAAATGTGGTTTTGTAGAACATGAGAAATTTGATTATTTAGAGTTCATTTTTATTATGATTTGTTATGAGGTCTTTGATATGATGAGGCTAATTGATTACAGATCTTAACAGACTCATAGATTATGATGAGGCTCTTACAATTTGCATTCATTGTCGCATTAGCATCTGGATTTGCAGCTATTTTCATCTACATCAGTGGCGTTTCGGATCTAAGTACGTTTTCTGTTTGTTTTGTTATGAATGAATTGTTGAGTTAGTTTAGtttgatttgatgttgtaatTGGTAATGTGAGTAGACAGGACGTTGAACGTTTCCGATGAAGAAATTGAAGCGTTGTAGTCGTTGCAGAGTGGATTTCAGAACTGTGTGGTGAGTTTTTTGTGTGATTTAAGTCATTTAACTGTGGTTTTGTTTATTGCTAACTTGTAATGGAATGCTTATTAGTGTATGGAGTAGTTGCAAGTAGTTATACGGTTATAGGTTGTTACGTTTGAATCTGTATGGTGGTCAGTAGAAAGTTGATTGGGATACATTGTTTGTACAAGTTATTTTGTGAAGTCTTTAAGGAATGAAGATTGAAGAATAGAGGCGGTGGTAGAGTTAGCTGGTCGCCGGAGTGTCAGCATTTGAGGCGGTGGTGGAGTTAGCTGGTGTTTATCGCTTTACGTGAATCCCTTTCTTTCTCAATTGCATAAATCCAAAAGCAAATTCTCCTTCAGGTGATTCACGTAATCCATTCTATTCTGCATTCTTACGTTTTAGGGTTTCGTTATTTGCTTAAATTTGTTGTAGTTTGGCTTTTAAAACTGTGATCAGTGACATTAGCATCTGGATTTGCAGCTATTTTCATCTACATCAGTGGCATTTCGGATCTAAGTACGTTTTCTATTAGTTTTGTTATGAATGAATTGTTGAGTTAGTTTAGtttgatttgatgttgtaatTGGTAATCTGAGTAGACAGGACGTTGAACGTTTCCGATGAAGAAATTGAAGCGTTGCAGTCGTTGCAGAGTAGATTTCAGAACTGTGTGGTGAGTTTTTTGTGTGATTTAAGTCATTTAACTGTGGTTTTTTTATTGCTAACTTGTAATGGAATGCTTATTAGTGTATGGAGTAGTTGCAAGTAGTTATACGGTTATAGGTTGTTACGTTTGAATCTGTATGGTGGTCAGTAGAAAGTTGATTGGGATACATTGTTTGTACAAGTTATTTTTTGAAGTCTTTAAGGAATGAAGACTGAAGAATAGAGGCGGTGGTGGAGTTAGCTGGTCGCCGGAGTGTCAGCATTTGAGGCGGTGGTGGAGTTAGCTGGTGTTTAACGCTTTATGTGAATCCCTTTCTTTCTCAATTGCATAAATCCAAAATCAAATTTCTATTCCACATTCTTACGTTTTAGGGTTTCGTTATTTGCTTAAATTGGTTGTAGTTTGGCTTTTAAAACTGTGATCAGCGGCATTAGCATCTGGATTTGCAATTATTTTCATCTACATCAGTGGCGTTTTGGATCTAAGTACGTTTTCTCTTAGTTTCGTTATGAATGAATTATTGAGTTAGTTTAGTTTGATTTGATGTTGGAATTGGTAATGTGAGTAGACAGGACGTTGAACGTTTCCGATGAAGAAATTGAAGCGTTGCAGTCGTTGCAGAGTGGATTTCAGAACTGTGTGGTGAGTTTTCAGAACTTGTATGGTTGTTACGCCATCAGCCTACACAAACGCCTTCATAGATGGTAACACTTCAGTTTTTTTCTTTTGATCTTTGATTTATATTTGTTTCTTTTGAACATAATGATGACTGCAGTAGTATATGGTAAAACATGTTGGATAATTGGTTTTAGACGCTTAATATAGGTTACAGATATAATGATCTTCTATTTCATTGATATGCAATCTACGTGTCATGTAAAATAAAGTCGTTTAATTTGGACAGGGCAGAGGAGGACCATGTTTATCGAAACACAATCCACTCCGAATCCgttatccttaatgttttatccCGGGAAGCCCGTGATGGAAGTCGGGAGTGCAGACTTCCCAAACGCTCGTACGGCTATGGGTTTAACACTGGCAAAGACCCTTTACAAAGTCGACGTTGAGCTTATCTCGTGTTAATTTACGTCTAGATCATCGAAATAACATAACATATTATGTTGTTAGTGCAGGAATTAATCGCGTGTTCTTTGGTTCAGATTTTGTAACTGTAACAAAGTCAGAAGACGTTTCTTGGGATCTTCTATAACTTGATTCATCTTTACGAAACTAACTTTTGGTAATATTATGATCATAGAGAATATTTTAGCCATGTTGAGTCCTCGGTTTAAAAAAGCGagaagcgcacaaaagcgacaaGGTCTAAAACCGATCCGAAAAATCAGTTCATCAGCAAAAGCATACTTGCAGAATCAGTTTTTACTCGCTGCGAAATCAGTCCGTTTGCGGAAAGGTTTTTACTTGCAGAATTTGACTCATTTGCAGTTCCGTTCAACGACAGAAAttatttgttgttgttattatttgtTGCAGTTGCAAATCAGTCGTTGTTCAGTCGTTATAATCAGTCGTGAAATCTGTTCGAGGTCCGTGTTCGTTGTAGAATCAGCGTAAATCGCAGACGCGATTCGCTGATCAAAAGCAGATCTGTTGTTGTTTAGTCCATACGCAGAATCGTTGTCCTTCACTGAAATCAGCCGTTGAACAAATCGTTGACTGCAGATCTGTTTTTGTTGTTCAGTCCATACGCAGAATCGTTGTCCTTCACTGTTATCAGTTGAAGAAACAGTCCGCAGAAACAGTCCGCAGAATCGTTGTCCTTCACTGCTGATTAATGCTGATATTGAACTTATTTTTGCAGGTTGTAAGCGATTCGAGCCTAACGATATCAGATGTGTACTGGAGCTGGAACAAGAGCTCGTCTTCATTAGAGAATAGTCTTAGTCAAGAAGCCAGTGATGCGGAGAAAGCTCGGACGGTGTGGGAGGTAAGTGAAAAGTTGCTTAGTTTGGCTTAGTCAACAGTTTTTAAAGTTGCTCAATAGTTTTAACATATATATGTTTGATTATATAATTATCAGCTATGTTTGATTATAAAATTTACAACACAGCCCTTGAAAGTTAATAAAGTcgtttttttctttttgtaacttGATTCACACTACGACTCCTGAACGTTAATAAAGTTTATCATTTTGAGTTCGGACTTTCTATTTCAGGGTGGTCAGAGTAAGGTTCAGGGTCCTGATCATGGTCAACAGCTTCCACCTAGGCAGCCTGCTTCGGTCAACAGTATGAACCAAGGTTCTATGCAGCAGATGAATCGACCGCCACTTGAAGCACAAATGCAACCGTCAACTGCTAATGCTGGAACTATTAATGTGAAAAGTGAAAGTCAACCAAATGACCAAATGAGACGCTTAGAGTCCAACGATAAAGAACTTTAAGCTGTAGCTTTCACAAGCGGAACGAACAATATAAAACGAGAAGGGCACGAGGAGATAAGTCATTTACAAAAATAAGAATTAATGGGGTGGTTGCGAAGAAGTGGCTTTCACCAAAGCTTTCTTCTCCTTATGGTGGAAAACTGACAGATTTTGGA comes from the Helianthus annuus cultivar XRQ/B chromosome 4, HanXRQr2.0-SUNRISE, whole genome shotgun sequence genome and includes:
- the LOC110936438 gene encoding AAA-ATPase At2g46620, translating into MILTTLVVFVMFIIGFWLIPRVLSRTAVGHLLQNKWKDLEECFHQHQIYKIPKFNQQMQENQVYRKVLIYLNSLPSAEDSDLVNLLSGNNKPNEINLIIDSANQKFSDTYLGSRIFWTFETDCLLLKIRRKEKRRILSSYLQHIHNVTEQKTQQIQLHINAVSSPENRRWITVPFSHPATIDTSVIDSDLKNKIKSDLESFLKSEQYYHRLGRVWKRSYLLYGPSGTGKSSFIAGMAKFLRYDIYDVDLSKVSDDSDLKVLLLQTTRRSVIVVEDLDRYLVEKVKISGILNFMDGLVSSCGEERVMVFTVSNKEQVDPTVLRPGRIDVHVQFPLCDFPAFKTLASSHLGLKEHKLFPQVEEIFQSGASLSPAEIGEIMMFNRGSPTRAIKTVITALKSNTNTDAKPVTVSKEEPLRLTHSVSVGGALGVPSGLLGHGGLPPRLMYSGSARTVEESRGTRSFRGDSIQTVKEFKKLYGLLKPKHKKEFVDDENSRHEVSVF